Part of the Mycolicibacterium thermoresistibile genome, CCGATCACCGCCGGACAGGTCGGCGACCTGCTGAGCCCGGAGGTGGCCGGCGGTGAGGGCAGCCTGTTCACCACCGTCGAACCCGAGGACTGCGCCGGGGTGGCCCGGGAGGTGGATCCGCCCTTCATCGAGGACTTCGACCCGGCGGCCACCACCGGTGGACACTGGCGCGACGACGTCGGGGGCGGAGTGGTGATCGAGGAGATGGTCGGGGTGTACCGGGCCGACTTCGATCCGCAGGAGGCGCTCGCCCGGGCGCGGCAGACCATCGACTCCTGCCGGGACGTGCCGATCACGGTCACCGCGATGAGCGGCGACACCTACGACTTCCGGCTGTTGCCCCCGGTGGACTCCGGTTCGCCGGACATCCTGGTGTGGGCGTTCCGGGCCGACAACTGGGCGTGTGACAACACGCTGGTCGCCGCGCACAATGCGGCCGTCGAGATCACCACCTGCAGTCGCACCGGCGGCTACGACGTGCTGTCGCTGGCGCAGCAGGCGCTCAAACGCATCGAGGCCCTGGCGAACACCACGGTCTAGACCGGCCGACAGACCGGCTCACAGACCCGAGAAAGCGTCGCGCACCGATTCGGCGGTGAGGCCGTAGTCGGCCAGCGAGTAGCTGTGCCGGGGTGCCCGCGGTCCCCGCTGACTCTCGGTGTGCAACCGGGTCATGGCGTCGCGGGCCGCGTCGGTGAACTCGAGGCCGAAATGCCGGTAGATCCCCTCGACGGTGCCGATCGGATCCTTGACGAAGTCGGCGTACTCGACGTCGTGGAACTGTGCCGGGTCGTAGTTGGCCCGGGCCTCGTTGAACAACCGCAGACCCCGCGTCCAGGTCTCCATGGCGTCCGCACCGATCTGCGCGCCGACGAAGGTGTTCGACCAGCCCGCCGTGGTGTGCTGCGACAGTGAGCACATCGACGCCATGATCGTCTCGGCCGGCCGGTGGCACTGCACGACCAGCGCGTCCGGATAGGTGGCGAACAACGCGTCGAGGGCGAACAGATGGCTGGGATTCTTGAGCACCCAACGCTTCTCGACGTCATTGAGGCCGATGAGCTGCAGGTTGCGGCGGTGCCGCTGATACGGTTTGGTCCAGTCCTGCCGGGCCAGCCAGCGCGCGTAGCTGGGCACGTGGGCGAGCGTCTCGTAGGACACCGAATGCACCGACTGACGCAGCAGCTGCCAGCACTCCTCGACCTCACCGGCGGTCATGAAGTGCAGCCCGGTGTAGTCGGGGTTCTCCTGGTGGGCCTTGGTGAACTGGGCCTCGAGCTGCCGGTAGATCGGGTTGTCGGGCCAGGTCTCCCGCGGCGGGCGGGGTTGCGGGAACTCCGCCAGCCACAGTTCCAGTCCCTGGTGGGCGGGGTCGGCCGCCAGCAGACGGTGCAGTGCGGTGGTGCCGGTGCGGGGTAACCCGGTGACGAAGATCGGCCGTTCGATCACCACGTCGGCGTGCTGCGGGTACTGCTTCCACGCGGCCTCGCTGACCAGCCGGGCGACCAGCGCGTTGCGCAGGAAGAACCGCGACATCTTGCTACCCAGCTCGGTGAGGTCGGCCTCGCGCTGATAGGAGTCGAGCAGCACCGCGAGCGCTTCTTTGTAGTTGTCGTCGTCGCTGCCGAAATCCTCCAGCCCGCAAGCCTTCACGGCGGAGGCGTGCAGATCCTCGACGGTCCCGACATCGGTACGGGGTGTCATACCTTGTACTCCCCGCAGTTGACGTCCAGCGTCTGGCCGGTGATCCCGCTGGACAGGTCGCTGGCGAAGAACAGGATCGCCGAGGCGACCTCGTCCTCGGTCGGCAGCCGTTTGAGGTCCGACTGCGCCGCGGTGGCCTGGTAGATCTGGTCCACGGTGGTGTTGTACTTGCCGGCCTGGTGCTGGAAGTAGCCCTTGAGGGTCTCCCCCCAGATGTAGCCGGGCACCACCGAATTGACCCGGATGCCCTGCTCCCCCAGCTCGCTGGCCAGCGACTGTGACATCGCCAGCAGGGCGGCCTTGGCCATCTTGTAGGCGCCGTACTTGGGCTGGGAGTGCCGGATGACCATCGAGTTGACGTTGACGACCGATCCGTTGGCCTGCGCCAGCGCCGGGGTGAGCGCCTGGGTGAGCCGCAACGCCCCCAGCACGGTCAGTTCGATCGCCTCGCGGATGTGGTCGAACCCGGTGTTGGCCAGCGGTTTCATCGACGGCACCCGGAACGCGTTGTTGATCAGCACGTCCACCCGGCCGTAGGCCTTGTTCGTCTCCGCGACCAGGTTGGCCACCTGCGCCTCGTCGGTGATGTCGGTGGGCACCGCCACCGCCCGCCGACCGGTCGCGGTGATCTGCCCGGCCACCTCCTCGAGTCGTTCGGCGGTGCGGGCGGCGAGCACCAGATCCGCACCCGCCGCCGCGCAGCGGCGTGCCAGCGTGGTGCCCAGCGCCGGACCCACCCCGCTGATCACCACGACCTTGTTGTCGAGGCTCAACATCGTCATCCCAACATCCTGTTCGCGATCTGAATCTGGCGCTGCGCGATCCGCGCCCGCCAGGCCTCCTCGGAGATCCGGTTGCTCTCGTAGTACGGCAGCGCCGCGGGCACCTGATCGAAGTCCACCACCTCGACGGTCGGCCCGTCGGCCTCGGTCAGCGGCCGCGACACCCGCTGCCAGCGGAACTGCATGATGCCGCGGCGGTGGCCCAGCGTCTCCACCCAGTTGGTCACCCCCGGGTTGGCCTCGGACACCACGATACGGATCCTGCCGTCCGGATCCGCCTGCGCCTGAGTGGCGTTCAGCGATGTCTGGTGGTTGATGTAGTCCAGCGAGATGTACCAGAGGCTGCCCAGCTGGAATCCGAGATAGGGGGCGTCGGAGACCGGCACGGTGATGATCATGGCCTGATCGGGTTCGAGTTCGTAGTGGCCGGCCGACGAGTACTGGGTGGACAGACCGCCGGGGGTGAGCCGCGGCGGGACCATCGTGTTGACCGGGATGTTGAAGTAGAACCACTGCGGGAACTGCAGCCAGGTCTTGACCCGCTGCACCAGCTGTCTGCCGGCGACGGCGTAACGCTTCTCGATGGTACGGCGGGTCGGCGGCGGCGGCGCGGTCCCGGCGGTGTCGGTGCGGGCGATCGCGATGGTGCCGCGCTGTTGCGACCAGTCGCCGTACACCTCGCGAATCACCAACTGGGACGGCTGCTCCGGGGTGAACCGCCATTCGAAACGCCCGTCCTCGCCGATGTCGAGTTCGCGGTCGTCGAACGCGGCCTGACTCTCCGGCACCCCCTCGTCGGTGTACTCGCCGCCGAGCAGCTGGAAGCTCAGGTCGGTGGTGGTGCCGCGGGTGCCGGTGACGACGTACTCGTGTCCGGGCAGCACCCGGGTACCGAAGTACAGCGTGTCCGGGTTGTCCAGGCCCATCTTGGTGAACGGCCCGGTGCCGCTCTGCAGGAACGGATGGTCGCGTTCGTAGTCGAACGCCAGGTGGATGCAGGCCGAGATGCAGCCGGCCAGATAGTGCAGCCCCTCCAGCAGATCCGCCTCGGTCTCGATGTGCGGGGCTTCGGTGACGATCCGCTCGGCTTCGGCGATCGCGTCCAGTAACGGCTGGGAGTACATCCGAGCACCTCTCATGGTCCAATATTGGACCGGGCCGGTAGATTATCTACGAGCCTGACATTAGAACGCGTTCTAACCGTGCGTCAACCGGAGGTGTCCGAATGGTCGAAACCGGCCCGGTCGGCCGCACCTCCCCTCCCACCGAGCGGGTGGTGCAGGTGCTGGAGCTGCTGGCCCGCCACCCGCATGAGCGGTTCGGCGCCTCCGAGGTGGCCCGCCGGCTGAACCTCAGCAAGCCCACCTGCCTGGGCATCCTCGCCACGCTGGCGCGGCATGGCTACGCGGTACGCGAACCGACCGACAAGACCTACCGGCCGGGGCCGGCGCTCATCGCACTCGGCCATGCCGCGCAGGAGTCGCTGCGGGTCAGTCCCGACGCCCGCGCCCAATTGCGCGAGCTGTCCGGCGCCTTCGGTGGCACCGCGGCGCTGTCCGCGGTCGTCGACGACCGCATCACGGTGCTGGAACTGGTGGCCCCGCCGGGCGCCACGCCGCCGGTGCACGTCGGGCAGAGCTACCCGTTCGCCCCGCCGGTCGGGCTGATGTTCGTGTTGTGGGACGACGAGGCGGTGACGGCCTGGCTGGCCAAGGAGCCGACGATCCCGCTACGCACCGACAGTGAGCGGTTACAGCGGGTCATCGCCGAGTGCCGCGCCGACGGCTACCTGGTCGAACGGCAGACCCCGGCCGGCCAGCGGCTCTACACGTTGATGGCCGGCATGTCCGCCACCCTGCCCGAGGAACTGCGGGCGCTGTTCGGGGAGATGGTGTCCGACATCGGCGAGCGGGTGTATCTGCGTTCCGAGCACTCCCCGGCGGGCGGTGCGAAGTTCGACATCAGCGTGATCTCCGCCCCGGTGTTCGACCGGGACCACCGCCAGGTGATGGTCACATCGCTGCACGTCGGAGATGCGCTCTCGGAGAACGAGATCCGCCGTCGGGCACGGGCGGTGGTCGCGACCGCCGACGCGGTGACACGCCAGCTCGGCGGTGCGAAACCGCGCTGGGCCGGGCTCACCGACCCCGGGCGGCGCGTCCGCTAGTTGATGGCCGCCAGCGCGAACGGCAGCACCTCGGCGGCGCCGGCCTGACGCAGCGCCCGGGCCGCGGTGGTGAGCGTCCACCCGGTGTCGGTGACATCGTCGACCAGCAGCACCGGGCCGCCGACGGCGGCCAGCGTCGCGGAATCCGGCGACTCCCAGCAATCGTGCAGCGCGGCGACCCGGTAGGCGGAATTCGCGGCGCGCACCGGGCGGTGTTCGGGGCGGTAGCGCAGCGTGCCGAGGTCGGTCAGCCGGCCCAGCTTCGCCAGCCGCGCCGCCACGGATCGGATCAGCCGCGGATGACTCACCGAATCCACCGCGATGACGGCGGCCGGCCGGGCCGCCCAGTTCCAGGCCGCCAGCACGTCGACGGCGGCACGCAGCACATCGTCGGGCACCTCGCCGTCCGGCCCGTCCAGCAGCGCCCGCAGCCGGGGCCCCCACCCCAGGTCGGTCAGCCGGCCGATGACCCGGCCGGGCGCGGCGGCGGTGATCCGTCCGGTGAGCTGGACACCCAGCTTCGGCAGGCCGGTCGGCCACTGTTTGCGCGGGGTGATCTCCACCCCGGGGCGCAGCAACTGCTGTCTGGTCGCGTCCGCCGCAGCGGCGTCGACATCGGCCGAATACCGGCGGCCGGCGCAGTTGTCGCACCGCCCGCAACGTTCCCCGTCACGCAATTCCGGATCGTCGAGCTGACTGCGCAGGAACGACATCCGGCACGCGTCGGTGTCCAGGTAGTCCAGCATGGCCTGTTGTTCGCCGCGGCGGGCCTCGTCGAGGCGGCGGTAGCGCTGTTCGTCGTACTCCCAGGGTGCGCCGGTGCTGACCCAGCCGCCCTTGACCCGGCGCACCGCGCCGTCCACGTCGAGCACCTTCAGCACCATCTCCAGCCGGCTGCGGTTGAGGTCGACCAGCGGCTCCAATGCGGGTGTCGACTGCGGACGGTCCGGTTCCAGCGCGTCGATCACCTTGCGCACCACGGCTTCCGACGGGAACGCCACCGAGGCGAAGTAGCGCCACACCTCCTGATCCTCCGGGCCGGGCAGCAGGATCACCTCGGCCGACGCGCCGTCCGCCAGGGCCCGGCCGGCCCGCCCGACCTGCTGGTAGTAGGCGATCGGTGAGGACGGCGCTCCCAGGTGCACGACGAAACCCAGGTCGGGTTTGTCGAATCCCATCCCCAGGGCCGAGGTGGCGACCAGCGCCTTGACCCGGTTGGCCAGCAGATCGGCTTCCAACTGCTCGCGTTCGGCGGCCTCGGTGGCTCCGGTGTAGGCGGCCACCTCATGGCCCTGTTCGCGCAGCACGGCCGCGACGTCATGGGCCTGGGCGACGGTCAGGGTGTAGACGATGCCCGATCCGGGCAGCGATCCGAGGTGCTGGGCCAGCCACGCCGCACGCTGGGCCGGGTTGCCGACCTTGACCACCGACAACCGCAGCGATTCGCGGTCCAGCCCGCCGCGGAGCACCAGGGTGTCCGGATCGCCGACGCCCAGCTGGGCGACGACGTCCCGCACCACCCGGTCATTGGCGGTGGCGGTGGTGGCCAGCACCGGGATGTCGCGGCCGAGTTCGGCGATCAGGGTGCGGATGCGCCGGTAGTCGGGCCGGAAGTCGTGTCCCCAGTCCGAGACGCAGTGCGCCTCGTCGACCACCACCAACCCGGCGTCGCGAGCCAACGCCGGAAGGACGTTGTCGCGGAAGTCGGGGTTGTTCAACCGTTCCGGGCTCACCAGCAGCACGTCGACCGCGCCGTGGAGCACCCGCCGGTGGATGTCGTCCCAGTCGGCGACATTGCTCGAGTTGATGGTCGCGGCCCGCACACCCGCGCGTTCGGCCGCCGCGACCTGATTGCGCATCAGCGCCAGCAGCGGAGACACGATCACCGTCGGGCCCAGCCCGTCGCCGCGTAGCAGTTTGGCCGCGATGAAGTACACCGCCGACTTGCCCCATCCGGTGCGCTGGACGACCAGCACCCGTTTCCGCCGCACCACGAGGGCCTCGATCGCGGCCCACTGATCGTCGCGCAACGTGGCCTGCGGCCCCGCCAGTCGCTCGAGCAGGGCCTGGGCCTGTTCCCGGGTCGCCATGGCACCATCGTGCCCGGCGCCGCCGACAACCGGTGGCTCGACCTGTCGGGTGCCGTCGGCCCGGCGCCGGGAGTTCCCCCACGACCCCTCGTCCGGCGATCGCCGTCACGTGGTCAACCCCCGGCGCCGGGTTCGGCGGCCGTCGAAACGGCCATCGACAGTGTCCGGCCGCCGGGCCGGGACGCGATAGCGTAGTGCGCTACTCGATTCGCGCCGCGCAGGCGGATTTGTGTAACGGTGTGGCGGGAAATCGGCGTTCACACCGCCACAGCGTTACGCAACGCGCTCGTCTGCTAGGCCGTGCTCCCGGCCTGCTCCTCCAGTTCGCGCTTGATCTCCAGCGCGATGTCGATGAGCTGATCCTCCTGACCGCCGATCAGCTTGCGCTGGCCCGCGCGGTGCAGCAGTTGGTGCGCGGGCACCCCGTAGCGTTCGGACTGGCGAATGGCGTGCTTGAGGAAGCTGGAGTACACGCCCGAGTAGCCCATGATCAGGGCGTTGCGGTCGAGCAGGCATTCGGACGGCATCGCCGGTGCGACGACCTCCTCGGCGGCGTCGGCGATGTCGAAGAAGTCGATCCCGGTCTTGACGCCGACCTTGTCGAACACCCCGATCAGCGCCTCCACCGGCGCGTTCCCGGCGCCGGCACCGAACCGGCGGCAGGATCCGTCGATCTGTTTGGCGCCGGCGCGCACCGCCTCGACGCTGTTGGCGACACCCAGCCCCAGGTTCTCATGGCCGTGGAAGCCCACCTGGGCGTCGTCACCGAGTTCGGCCACCAGCGCGGCCACCCGGTCCCGCACCCCCTCGAGCACCAGCGCACCCGCGGAGTCGACGACATAGACGCACTGACAGCCGGCGTCGGCCATGATCCGGGCCTGCTCGGCGAGCTTCTCCGGCGGAATGGTGTGGGCCATCATCAAAAAACCCACGGTCTCCAGGCCCAGTTCGCGGGCCAGCCCGAAGTGCTGGATCGACACATCGGCCTCGGTGCAGTGGGTGGCGATCCGGCAGATCGAACCGCCGTTGTCCTGCGCCTCCTTGATGTCGTCCTTGGTGCCGACCCCCGGCAGCATCAGGAACGCGATCTTGGATTCCTTGGCCGTCTCGGCGGCCAGCTTGATCAGCTCCTGCTCCGGGGTCTTGGAGAACCCGTAGTTGAAGCTCGATCCGCCCAGCCCGTCGCCGTGGGTCACCTCGATGACCGGGACACCCGCGGTGTCCAGCGCCGCGACGATCGAGCGCACCTCGTCCTTGGTGAACTGATGCCGTTTGTGGTGCGACCCGTCCCGCAGTGACGTGTCGGTGATCCGCACGTCCCAGACCGGGTTGAAGAAAATGTCGGTCGTCATGCCTGGCCTCCTGCCGTGGCTGTCAGCGACTCCCTGGCGATCTCCTCGCCCACCTTGGTGGCCGCGGCGGTCATGATGTCCAGATTCCCAGCGTAGGGCGGCAGGT contains:
- a CDS encoding sensor domain-containing protein; this translates as MRLTPTRLTRAGAVAALLAVVACGCTRTLDTATPDPGGPPVAPITAGQVGDLLSPEVAGGEGSLFTTVEPEDCAGVAREVDPPFIEDFDPAATTGGHWRDDVGGGVVIEEMVGVYRADFDPQEALARARQTIDSCRDVPITVTAMSGDTYDFRLLPPVDSGSPDILVWAFRADNWACDNTLVAAHNAAVEITTCSRTGGYDVLSLAQQALKRIEALANTTV
- a CDS encoding sulfotransferase family protein; amino-acid sequence: MTPRTDVGTVEDLHASAVKACGLEDFGSDDDNYKEALAVLLDSYQREADLTELGSKMSRFFLRNALVARLVSEAAWKQYPQHADVVIERPIFVTGLPRTGTTALHRLLAADPAHQGLELWLAEFPQPRPPRETWPDNPIYRQLEAQFTKAHQENPDYTGLHFMTAGEVEECWQLLRQSVHSVSYETLAHVPSYARWLARQDWTKPYQRHRRNLQLIGLNDVEKRWVLKNPSHLFALDALFATYPDALVVQCHRPAETIMASMCSLSQHTTAGWSNTFVGAQIGADAMETWTRGLRLFNEARANYDPAQFHDVEYADFVKDPIGTVEGIYRHFGLEFTDAARDAMTRLHTESQRGPRAPRHSYSLADYGLTAESVRDAFSGL
- a CDS encoding SDR family oxidoreductase, with protein sequence MTMLSLDNKVVVISGVGPALGTTLARRCAAAGADLVLAARTAERLEEVAGQITATGRRAVAVPTDITDEAQVANLVAETNKAYGRVDVLINNAFRVPSMKPLANTGFDHIREAIELTVLGALRLTQALTPALAQANGSVVNVNSMVIRHSQPKYGAYKMAKAALLAMSQSLASELGEQGIRVNSVVPGYIWGETLKGYFQHQAGKYNTTVDQIYQATAAQSDLKRLPTEDEVASAILFFASDLSSGITGQTLDVNCGEYKV
- a CDS encoding IclR family transcriptional regulator, which encodes MVETGPVGRTSPPTERVVQVLELLARHPHERFGASEVARRLNLSKPTCLGILATLARHGYAVREPTDKTYRPGPALIALGHAAQESLRVSPDARAQLRELSGAFGGTAALSAVVDDRITVLELVAPPGATPPVHVGQSYPFAPPVGLMFVLWDDEAVTAWLAKEPTIPLRTDSERLQRVIAECRADGYLVERQTPAGQRLYTLMAGMSATLPEELRALFGEMVSDIGERVYLRSEHSPAGGAKFDISVISAPVFDRDHRQVMVTSLHVGDALSENEIRRRARAVVATADAVTRQLGGAKPRWAGLTDPGRRVR
- a CDS encoding RecQ family ATP-dependent DNA helicase; this translates as MATREQAQALLERLAGPQATLRDDQWAAIEALVVRRKRVLVVQRTGWGKSAVYFIAAKLLRGDGLGPTVIVSPLLALMRNQVAAAERAGVRAATINSSNVADWDDIHRRVLHGAVDVLLVSPERLNNPDFRDNVLPALARDAGLVVVDEAHCVSDWGHDFRPDYRRIRTLIAELGRDIPVLATTATANDRVVRDVVAQLGVGDPDTLVLRGGLDRESLRLSVVKVGNPAQRAAWLAQHLGSLPGSGIVYTLTVAQAHDVAAVLREQGHEVAAYTGATEAAEREQLEADLLANRVKALVATSALGMGFDKPDLGFVVHLGAPSSPIAYYQQVGRAGRALADGASAEVILLPGPEDQEVWRYFASVAFPSEAVVRKVIDALEPDRPQSTPALEPLVDLNRSRLEMVLKVLDVDGAVRRVKGGWVSTGAPWEYDEQRYRRLDEARRGEQQAMLDYLDTDACRMSFLRSQLDDPELRDGERCGRCDNCAGRRYSADVDAAAADATRQQLLRPGVEITPRKQWPTGLPKLGVQLTGRITAAAPGRVIGRLTDLGWGPRLRALLDGPDGEVPDDVLRAAVDVLAAWNWAARPAAVIAVDSVSHPRLIRSVAARLAKLGRLTDLGTLRYRPEHRPVRAANSAYRVAALHDCWESPDSATLAAVGGPVLLVDDVTDTGWTLTTAARALRQAGAAEVLPFALAAIN
- the dmpG gene encoding 4-hydroxy-2-oxovalerate aldolase; this encodes MTTDIFFNPVWDVRITDTSLRDGSHHKRHQFTKDEVRSIVAALDTAGVPVIEVTHGDGLGGSSFNYGFSKTPEQELIKLAAETAKESKIAFLMLPGVGTKDDIKEAQDNGGSICRIATHCTEADVSIQHFGLARELGLETVGFLMMAHTIPPEKLAEQARIMADAGCQCVYVVDSAGALVLEGVRDRVAALVAELGDDAQVGFHGHENLGLGVANSVEAVRAGAKQIDGSCRRFGAGAGNAPVEALIGVFDKVGVKTGIDFFDIADAAEEVVAPAMPSECLLDRNALIMGYSGVYSSFLKHAIRQSERYGVPAHQLLHRAGQRKLIGGQEDQLIDIALEIKRELEEQAGSTA